One part of the Streptomyces ferrugineus genome encodes these proteins:
- a CDS encoding DUF6234 family protein codes for MRGPRPGGMLSAMQGSEPSIGRQVGVSVALLVIDLMVIAWLVFIRYGMTGWADSYDSVNPPSAPKEALRGMWLLVGGAVVTGGGLLGLGWRVPGVVQIVVLGAGAGLLAFYAGR; via the coding sequence ATGCGCGGTCCCCGCCCCGGCGGCATGCTGAGCGCCATGCAGGGAAGTGAGCCGTCGATCGGTCGGCAGGTCGGGGTCAGTGTGGCGCTTCTTGTCATCGACCTGATGGTCATCGCCTGGTTGGTGTTCATCCGTTACGGGATGACCGGCTGGGCCGACAGCTACGACAGCGTCAATCCGCCCAGCGCGCCCAAGGAGGCGTTGCGGGGAATGTGGCTGCTGGTCGGGGGCGCGGTCGTCACGGGTGGTGGTCTCCTCGGCCTGGGATGGCGCGTCCCGGGTGTCGTGCAGATCGTCGTCCTGGGAGCCGGAGCGGGGCTACTGGCCTTCTACGCCGGCCGTTGA
- a CDS encoding IS256 family transposase, protein MTAPDSLPLHALAEDNLAAASPDLLRAMIKTFADALMSAEADALCNAEYGQVSDERVNHRNGYRSREWDTRAGTVELAIPKLRSGSYFPHWLLERRRRAEQALISVVATAYLLGVSTRRVEKLAESLGVTQLSKSQVSAMARHLDEQVAAFRNRPLDQGPYAFVWVDALTQKVREGGRIISVHALIAVGVNADGHREILGIDVATAEDGAGWLAFLRSLIARGLSGVQLVISDAHAGLVDAIGAVLPGSSWQRCRTHYARNLLSQVPKSAQPWVATLLRTVFEQPDTDAVKAQMQHVLDALEAKFPKAAAHLDTAQHDLLAFTAFPREIWRQIWSNNPQERLNKEIRRRTDVVGIFPDRSAVIRLVGAVLAEQNDEWTEARRYMGLDLLAKARLHPIESETDETVLPTELTA, encoded by the coding sequence ATGACCGCACCTGACAGTCTGCCCCTGCACGCCCTTGCCGAGGACAACCTCGCCGCGGCGAGTCCCGATCTGCTGCGCGCGATGATCAAGACATTCGCCGACGCGCTCATGTCCGCGGAGGCAGACGCGCTCTGCAATGCCGAATACGGGCAGGTCAGCGACGAGAGAGTCAATCACCGCAACGGATATCGCTCGCGTGAGTGGGACACGAGGGCCGGCACCGTGGAACTCGCCATCCCCAAGCTCAGGAGCGGGAGTTACTTCCCGCACTGGCTTCTCGAACGACGTCGCCGGGCCGAACAGGCCCTCATCTCGGTGGTCGCCACCGCCTACCTGCTGGGGGTGTCCACCCGCCGTGTCGAGAAGCTCGCCGAGTCGCTCGGCGTCACCCAGCTGTCCAAGTCGCAGGTCTCAGCGATGGCCCGGCACCTCGACGAGCAGGTCGCCGCCTTCCGCAACCGGCCCCTGGACCAGGGCCCTTACGCGTTCGTCTGGGTCGATGCGCTGACCCAGAAGGTCCGCGAGGGCGGCCGGATCATCAGCGTCCACGCCCTGATCGCTGTCGGCGTCAACGCGGACGGTCACCGCGAGATCCTCGGCATCGATGTCGCCACCGCCGAGGACGGCGCCGGCTGGCTGGCCTTCCTGCGCTCGCTGATCGCTCGCGGCCTGTCCGGCGTCCAGCTGGTCATCTCCGACGCCCACGCCGGCCTGGTCGACGCCATCGGCGCGGTCCTGCCCGGCTCATCGTGGCAGCGATGCCGCACGCATTACGCCCGCAACCTGCTCAGCCAGGTCCCGAAATCGGCCCAGCCCTGGGTGGCCACGCTGCTGCGGACCGTCTTCGAACAACCCGACACCGACGCCGTGAAGGCCCAGATGCAGCACGTCCTGGATGCGCTGGAGGCCAAGTTCCCCAAGGCCGCAGCCCACTTGGACACCGCCCAGCACGACCTGCTGGCCTTCACCGCGTTCCCGCGGGAGATCTGGCGGCAGATCTGGTCGAACAACCCGCAGGAACGGCTGAACAAGGAGATCCGCCGCCGCACCGACGTGGTCGGCATCTTCCCTGACCGCAGCGCCGTCATCCGCCTGGTCGGCGCCGTGCTGGCCGAGCAGAACGACGAGTGGACCGAAGCCCGCCGCTACATGGGACTTGACCTGCTGGCCAAGGCCCGCCTCCACCCGATCGAGTCAGAAACCGACGAGACCGTCCTCCCGACCGAACTCACCGCATAG
- a CDS encoding bifunctional DNA primase/polymerase produces MATTDRQATTLALAHALSAAERGLAVIPLSRTKLPALRSPHRDDPDPAPCHGECGRSGHGVYDASSDPARIRELFAAAPWATGYGIACGLPPHHLIGIDLDTKSDTDSSAALRELALRHLFTIPPTVVVLTPSGGRHVWLTGPADIVVPNSAGRLAPGIDIRGAGGYLVGPGSRTDHGVYSTAPGTAHIGPAPCPRALLRLLLPPPRAHHPAPPSTGGHGQGLVQFVLAAHEGQRNTRLFWAACRAYEDGIGPALVDPLVEAALNTGLTEREARATIASAARMTGHRP; encoded by the coding sequence ATGGCCACCACCGACCGGCAGGCCACGACGCTGGCCCTCGCACACGCCCTGTCAGCCGCCGAACGCGGACTGGCCGTCATCCCCCTGTCCCGGACGAAGCTCCCGGCCCTGCGCTCCCCGCACCGCGACGACCCCGACCCCGCGCCCTGCCACGGCGAGTGCGGCCGCTCCGGGCACGGCGTCTACGACGCCTCCTCCGACCCCGCCCGCATCCGCGAACTCTTCGCGGCCGCCCCCTGGGCGACCGGCTACGGCATCGCGTGCGGACTGCCCCCGCACCACCTGATCGGCATCGACCTCGACACCAAATCCGATACGGACTCCTCCGCCGCCCTGCGCGAACTGGCGCTGCGCCACCTGTTCACGATTCCGCCCACGGTCGTCGTACTGACCCCGAGCGGCGGCCGCCACGTGTGGCTGACCGGCCCGGCCGACATCGTCGTCCCCAACTCGGCGGGCCGACTCGCGCCCGGCATCGACATCCGCGGCGCCGGCGGCTATCTCGTAGGCCCCGGCTCCCGCACCGACCACGGCGTCTACAGCACCGCCCCCGGCACGGCCCACATCGGCCCCGCGCCCTGCCCGCGCGCCCTCCTGCGCCTCCTGCTCCCCCCACCCCGTGCCCACCACCCCGCGCCCCCGTCGACCGGCGGCCACGGCCAGGGACTCGTCCAGTTCGTGCTCGCCGCCCACGAGGGCCAGCGCAACACCCGCCTGTTCTGGGCGGCCTGCCGGGCCTACGAGGACGGCATCGGCCCCGCCCTCGTCGACCCCCTCGTCGAGGCGGCCCTCAACACCGGCCTGACCGAACGCGAGGCCCGCGCGACGATCGCGTCGGCGGCGCGGATGACGGGGCACCGGCCCTGA
- a CDS encoding MaoC family dehydratase: MNTGDELPPLEIPITRTLIVAGAIASRDYQDVHHDAELARRKGSPDVFMNILTTNGLVGRYITDHFGPKAALRKVAIRLGAPNYPGDTMVLRGRVEEVDGDTATVRVTGANGIGKHVTGTVTVTVPRAGEVTVPAATAATAEAAEAAVTASREESA, encoded by the coding sequence ATGAACACCGGTGACGAACTGCCCCCGCTGGAGATCCCGATCACCCGCACACTGATCGTCGCCGGGGCCATCGCCTCCCGCGACTACCAGGACGTGCACCACGACGCGGAGTTGGCCCGCCGGAAGGGCTCCCCGGACGTCTTCATGAACATCCTGACGACGAACGGCCTGGTCGGTCGCTACATCACCGACCACTTCGGACCCAAGGCCGCACTGCGCAAGGTGGCCATACGGCTCGGGGCGCCCAACTACCCGGGAGACACGATGGTGTTGAGAGGCAGGGTGGAGGAGGTCGACGGCGACACGGCGACGGTACGCGTGACCGGGGCCAACGGCATCGGCAAGCACGTGACCGGCACGGTGACGGTCACTGTCCCCCGGGCAGGGGAAGTCACCGTCCCGGCGGCAACGGCGGCAACGGCGGAAGCGGCGGAAGCGGCGGTCACCGCGTCCCGCGAGGAGTCGGCATGA
- a CDS encoding bifunctional MaoC family dehydratase N-terminal/OB-fold nucleic acid binding domain-containing protein: MRDARCAVGDADEGATVSYGPGVSHEVAVDEEFEKRLKAYEGRPAAVARAGKDPVNAPMIRHWCEAMGDTNPAYAGRDAIAPPTMLQVWTMGGLSGHTGRAHAYDELLGLLDEAGYTSVVATDCEQEYLRPLRPGDEITFDSVIESVSEQKTTKLGTGHFVTTRMDLRVGPDLAGTHRFRILKYTPIRRTERTEEPPQGRQQRPSQPEQEAKSSQSAPRHKPARPRPVVNRDNAGFWEGVRRRRLLIQRCTDCGGLRHPWLPGCNACGGMDWDTVEAGGEGTVYSYVVMHHPPFPAFDPPYAVGLIELAEGVRMIGNVLGVPCDKVRIGLPVRLEFQEYDEELVLPVWRAQDGTAQEGTYEHR; encoded by the coding sequence ATGCGCGATGCGCGATGCGCGGTGGGCGATGCGGACGAGGGGGCGACGGTGAGCTACGGGCCGGGGGTGAGCCACGAGGTGGCGGTGGACGAGGAGTTCGAGAAGCGGCTGAAGGCCTACGAGGGCCGGCCCGCCGCGGTGGCGCGCGCGGGCAAGGACCCGGTCAACGCACCCATGATCCGGCACTGGTGTGAGGCGATGGGCGACACCAACCCGGCGTACGCGGGCCGGGACGCCATCGCGCCGCCCACCATGCTCCAGGTGTGGACCATGGGCGGCCTCTCCGGCCATACGGGGCGCGCGCACGCCTACGACGAGCTGCTCGGCCTGCTCGACGAGGCGGGCTACACCTCGGTGGTCGCCACGGACTGCGAGCAGGAGTATCTACGGCCCCTGCGGCCCGGGGACGAGATCACCTTCGACTCGGTCATCGAGTCGGTGTCGGAGCAGAAGACGACGAAGCTGGGCACCGGGCACTTCGTCACCACCCGCATGGACCTCCGCGTCGGCCCCGACCTCGCGGGCACCCACCGCTTCCGCATCCTCAAGTACACGCCGATACGGCGCACAGAGCGGACGGAAGAGCCCCCGCAGGGCCGGCAGCAGAGGCCGTCGCAGCCGGAGCAGGAGGCGAAGTCGTCGCAGTCGGCCCCGCGACACAAGCCCGCTCGCCCCCGCCCCGTCGTCAACCGGGACAACGCCGGCTTCTGGGAGGGCGTCCGGCGGCGCAGGCTGCTCATCCAGCGCTGTACCGACTGCGGCGGCCTGCGTCACCCCTGGCTGCCGGGCTGCAACGCCTGCGGGGGCATGGACTGGGACACGGTCGAAGCGGGCGGCGAGGGGACGGTCTATTCATACGTCGTCATGCACCACCCGCCCTTCCCGGCCTTCGACCCTCCCTACGCCGTCGGCCTGATCGAGCTGGCCGAGGGCGTGCGGATGATCGGCAATGTGCTGGGGGTGCCGTGCGACAAGGTGCGGATAGGGCTGCCGGTACGGCTCGAATTCCAGGAGTACGACGAGGAGTTGGTGCTGCCGGTCTGGCGCGCCCAAGACGGGACCGCTCAGGAGGGGACGTATGAACACCGGTGA
- a CDS encoding SigE family RNA polymerase sigma factor, which produces MTTPVCTSASEAATSAGLSFPNVTYPSFTSYVRARQPVLLRTARSLTANPSDAEDLLQTALTKTYVAWERIEDHRALDGYVRRALLNTRTSQWRKRKVDEFACDELPEPEPVAGQDTDPAEQQALHDAMWRAIMRLPARQRAMVVLRYYEDLSEVQTADVLGVSVGTVKSAVSRALGKLREDPELGLVR; this is translated from the coding sequence ATGACCACACCCGTCTGCACCAGCGCTTCCGAGGCCGCTACATCAGCGGGGCTGTCCTTTCCGAACGTGACGTACCCCTCCTTCACGTCGTACGTACGGGCCCGCCAGCCGGTGCTGCTGCGTACCGCCCGCTCGCTGACCGCGAACCCGAGCGATGCGGAAGATCTGCTGCAGACCGCGCTGACCAAGACCTATGTGGCCTGGGAGCGCATCGAGGACCATCGTGCGCTCGACGGCTATGTGCGCAGGGCGCTGCTGAACACGCGGACGTCGCAGTGGCGCAAGCGCAAGGTCGACGAGTTCGCCTGCGACGAGCTGCCCGAGCCGGAGCCCGTGGCCGGCCAGGACACCGACCCCGCGGAACAGCAGGCGCTGCACGACGCGATGTGGCGCGCGATCATGCGGCTGCCGGCGCGGCAGCGGGCGATGGTCGTCCTGAGGTACTACGAGGACCTCAGCGAGGTCCAGACGGCCGACGTGCTCGGGGTCTCGGTGGGCACGGTGAAGTCGGCGGTGTCGAGGGCGCTCGGCAAGCTGCGGGAGGACCCGGAGCTGGGGCTCGTTCGGTAG
- a CDS encoding ParA family protein, translating to MTGEATTNRSVRQQIEGNAHSAGLTDAQIYVTEDGFGSYLVRVVHESLDALDDSERRKLLLKGVANIVSTAELITPGEEEWYGPPFSESTGQMPLWHEVLSRPLSADELTFATDLDQDIELPAIVTFYSLRGGVGRTTALAAAARILSERGRRLLCVDMDLEAPGLATVLGCPEPREDQGVLPLLLALERGDEVDIRDHVLRVNEGEELYCLPAGRLSSDYADRLRLLDPEIWYREAGNPLHQLLQLAKESALEPDLILLDSRTGISPVAAPLLFDVSDLAIICFYPHPQAERGTELLVKALMSAKSRRATSDTPLTPEPRFIVSPVPPGPSAETVLTRAVTWIDHWIGDAQSRRPGEYDPLRADEITHAVSYSPDTAFRDKVSNGVATREAYGAVADWLEQLLPQTYALSASSRNRKHDVLEQLDFSTGTAEQQASLLDDFVHTRVAQQALDARSPLVIGRKGTGKTAVFRWLMERYRENENPVVVFSPHAFRNSYKWTLGSEALEIVESEFPGESAWTTFWPCYTALAAYFALPPEERADPPARFEINKESLDAVYDELSTLDVIKHMMSRPMAGLLGSRWLRDINSSAKNRHMLLFDGLDTGFGNNAESRKRRTRAVTGLMTFLTESEAHLSLLSFKVMLRVDIWQQLRFENKSHLYGRSVQLMWRDQNDYFKTVLKQAIRSEIYREMLAETRVGPSVDDWRDDEVRRAWNVLVGERMKGGKTTFTRNWVWNRLADGQGDHGPRSLSQLFHEAVQWEKREEARSSYDRSIMRPRALVPSLDKVSVEALSALQEEFPELDGVVEALRSLRRTPIEPGEIEAVDPTAAERVDLALEVGLLEIYEGTQDDVRRYRVPDLYRLALGLTRRGQA from the coding sequence ATGACCGGCGAGGCCACGACTAATCGATCTGTCCGGCAACAGATCGAAGGGAACGCCCATTCCGCCGGTTTGACTGACGCTCAAATTTACGTCACTGAAGACGGATTTGGATCTTATCTGGTTCGAGTAGTTCACGAATCGCTGGATGCTCTAGATGATTCAGAACGACGTAAGTTGCTCCTCAAGGGAGTGGCGAATATTGTATCGACTGCTGAGCTAATCACTCCCGGTGAAGAGGAATGGTACGGACCACCATTCAGTGAATCTACCGGTCAAATGCCTCTTTGGCATGAAGTCCTAAGCCGTCCACTCTCAGCCGATGAGCTCACATTCGCCACCGATCTCGACCAAGACATCGAACTCCCAGCCATCGTCACTTTCTATTCTCTACGAGGTGGCGTCGGACGCACAACTGCGCTTGCAGCGGCTGCGCGCATTTTGTCTGAGCGTGGGCGTCGATTGCTTTGCGTTGACATGGATCTCGAAGCACCGGGGCTTGCTACCGTCTTGGGCTGCCCCGAACCTAGGGAAGATCAAGGAGTCCTTCCCCTTCTCCTGGCTCTAGAGCGAGGTGATGAGGTCGACATTCGAGATCACGTACTGCGAGTCAACGAGGGTGAGGAACTCTATTGCCTGCCGGCAGGACGGCTCAGTAGCGACTACGCCGATCGGCTTCGTTTGCTGGACCCTGAAATCTGGTACAGAGAGGCTGGCAATCCACTTCACCAACTCTTGCAGTTGGCCAAAGAATCAGCGCTTGAGCCGGATTTGATTCTTCTTGATTCTCGCACTGGCATCTCGCCGGTTGCCGCACCCCTTTTGTTCGACGTGTCGGATCTAGCCATCATTTGTTTTTACCCCCATCCCCAGGCAGAGCGGGGGACTGAGCTTCTCGTGAAAGCTCTAATGTCTGCCAAGAGCCGTAGGGCAACATCCGACACTCCGCTGACACCCGAGCCCCGGTTCATCGTTTCTCCAGTGCCGCCCGGACCGTCTGCAGAGACTGTCCTCACGCGCGCAGTCACATGGATCGACCACTGGATCGGTGACGCCCAAAGCCGCCGCCCTGGAGAATACGACCCCCTTCGAGCAGACGAAATTACTCACGCCGTAAGCTACTCGCCAGATACCGCCTTTCGAGACAAGGTAAGTAATGGCGTCGCAACTCGTGAAGCCTACGGAGCCGTGGCAGATTGGCTGGAGCAGTTGCTGCCCCAGACATACGCCCTCTCAGCTTCAAGCAGAAATCGAAAGCATGATGTACTGGAGCAACTCGACTTCTCTACTGGCACAGCAGAGCAGCAAGCGAGTCTTCTTGATGACTTCGTGCACACTCGCGTAGCGCAACAAGCACTTGATGCTCGATCGCCGCTAGTAATTGGCCGTAAAGGCACAGGGAAGACGGCTGTTTTTCGCTGGCTCATGGAGAGGTATCGCGAAAACGAAAATCCAGTTGTCGTTTTCTCCCCTCACGCCTTCAGGAATTCCTACAAGTGGACCCTCGGGTCCGAGGCTCTGGAGATTGTCGAATCGGAATTCCCAGGGGAGTCCGCGTGGACAACCTTCTGGCCTTGCTACACGGCATTGGCCGCATATTTCGCCCTGCCGCCAGAGGAGCGTGCAGATCCGCCCGCTAGATTCGAAATCAATAAAGAATCTCTTGATGCCGTCTACGACGAGCTGTCCACACTCGACGTGATCAAGCATATGATGAGCCGCCCCATGGCTGGCCTTCTCGGATCTCGATGGCTGAGAGACATCAACAGCAGTGCAAAGAACCGACACATGCTCCTCTTTGACGGCCTCGATACTGGATTCGGGAACAATGCCGAGAGCCGGAAGAGAAGGACTCGTGCTGTAACGGGTTTGATGACCTTCTTGACAGAGTCAGAAGCGCATCTCTCTTTGCTGTCTTTTAAAGTGATGCTCCGAGTGGACATCTGGCAACAGCTTCGGTTCGAAAACAAGAGTCATCTATACGGGCGCTCTGTTCAGCTTATGTGGCGGGATCAGAACGACTATTTCAAGACCGTACTCAAGCAAGCAATTCGCAGTGAAATCTACCGAGAGATGCTTGCGGAAACGCGAGTCGGCCCATCTGTCGACGATTGGCGGGACGATGAGGTGCGCCGTGCCTGGAATGTGCTCGTCGGAGAGCGAATGAAGGGAGGCAAGACAACCTTCACACGTAACTGGGTGTGGAATCGTCTAGCCGACGGTCAAGGAGATCACGGACCACGCTCACTCTCCCAACTTTTCCATGAGGCCGTCCAATGGGAAAAGCGGGAAGAAGCGCGGAGCAGTTACGACCGCAGCATCATGAGGCCGCGGGCTCTCGTACCTAGCCTTGACAAGGTTAGCGTCGAAGCACTTAGCGCTCTGCAAGAGGAGTTCCCTGAGCTCGATGGCGTTGTGGAAGCTCTCAGGAGCTTGCGGAGGACCCCGATCGAGCCGGGCGAAATCGAAGCAGTTGACCCAACCGCTGCCGAGCGTGTTGACCTCGCTCTCGAAGTGGGCCTCTTGGAGATCTACGAAGGCACGCAAGACGACGTACGTCGGTACAGAGTGCCCGACCTATACAGGCTCGCTCTGGGGCTGACGCGGCGAGGTCAGGCATAG
- a CDS encoding long-chain fatty acid--CoA ligase — MSPREDAVLSTMQDVPLLISRILTHGSTIHGTSQVTTWTGEAEPHRRSFAEVGARAAQLAHALREDLGVTDDQRVATLMWNNAEHVEAYFAIPSMGAILHTLNLRLPPEQLAWIVNHAADRVVIANGSLLPLLVPLLPHLKTVEHVVVSGPGDRSGLAGASVQVHEYEELIAGKPMTYDWPELDERQAASMCYTSGTTGDPKGVVYSHRSVYLHSMQVNMAQSMGLTDQDTSLIVVPQFHVNAWGLPHATFMTGVNMLMPDRFLQPAPLAEMIEGERPTHAAAVPTIWQGLLAELTAKPRDVSTLGQVTIGGSACPPSLMEAFDKLGMRVCHAWGMTETSPLGTVARPPAHVVGTEEEFAYRLTQGRFPTSVEARLTGPGGERLPWDGESAGELEVRGPWIAGAYYNGPDGEPLRPADKFSADGWLKTGDVGIISPDGYLTLTDRAKDVIKSGGEWISSVELENALMSHPDVAEAAVVAVPDDKWGERPLATVVLKEGSTADFQTLRTFLAEEGKIAKWQLPERWTVIEAVPKTSVGKFDKKVLRRQYADGQLDVTSI; from the coding sequence ATGTCGCCCCGGGAGGACGCCGTGCTGAGCACCATGCAGGACGTACCGCTGCTGATCTCGAGGATCCTGACCCACGGGTCGACGATCCACGGCACATCACAGGTGACCACCTGGACCGGCGAGGCCGAGCCGCACCGCCGTTCCTTCGCCGAGGTCGGCGCCCGTGCGGCCCAGCTGGCGCACGCCCTGCGCGAGGACCTGGGCGTGACCGACGACCAGCGGGTCGCCACCCTGATGTGGAACAACGCCGAGCACGTCGAGGCGTACTTCGCGATCCCCTCCATGGGCGCGATCCTGCACACCCTCAACCTCCGGCTCCCGCCCGAGCAGCTCGCGTGGATCGTCAACCACGCCGCCGACCGCGTCGTCATCGCCAACGGCTCGCTCCTCCCCCTGCTCGTCCCGCTGCTCCCGCACCTCAAGACGGTCGAGCATGTGGTGGTGTCGGGGCCGGGTGACCGTTCCGGGCTGGCGGGCGCCTCCGTTCAGGTGCACGAGTACGAGGAACTGATCGCCGGCAAGCCGATGACGTACGACTGGCCGGAGCTGGACGAGCGGCAGGCCGCCTCGATGTGCTACACGTCCGGGACCACCGGGGACCCGAAGGGCGTCGTCTACTCCCACCGCTCGGTCTACCTGCACTCCATGCAGGTCAACATGGCCCAGTCGATGGGTCTGACCGACCAGGACACGTCGCTGATCGTGGTGCCGCAGTTCCATGTGAACGCCTGGGGCCTGCCGCACGCCACCTTCATGACCGGCGTCAACATGCTGATGCCGGACCGCTTCCTGCAGCCCGCGCCGCTCGCCGAGATGATCGAGGGCGAGCGGCCGACGCACGCGGCCGCCGTGCCCACCATCTGGCAGGGACTGCTCGCCGAGCTCACCGCCAAGCCTCGCGACGTCTCCACCCTCGGCCAGGTCACCATCGGCGGCTCGGCCTGCCCGCCCTCGCTCATGGAGGCGTTCGACAAGCTGGGCATGCGGGTCTGCCACGCCTGGGGCATGACGGAGACCTCCCCGCTCGGCACGGTCGCCCGGCCGCCGGCCCATGTGGTGGGCACCGAGGAGGAGTTCGCGTACCGGCTCACCCAGGGCCGCTTCCCGACGAGCGTCGAGGCCCGCCTCACCGGCCCCGGCGGCGAGCGCCTCCCCTGGGACGGCGAGTCGGCCGGTGAGCTGGAGGTGCGAGGCCCCTGGATCGCGGGCGCCTACTACAACGGCCCCGACGGCGAACCGCTGCGCCCCGCCGACAAGTTCAGCGCAGACGGCTGGCTGAAGACCGGCGACGTCGGCATCATCTCCCCCGACGGCTACCTCACCCTCACCGACCGCGCCAAGGACGTCATCAAGTCCGGCGGCGAGTGGATCTCCTCGGTCGAGCTGGAGAACGCGCTGATGTCCCACCCGGACGTCGCCGAGGCCGCCGTGGTCGCCGTCCCCGACGACAAGTGGGGCGAGCGCCCGCTGGCCACGGTCGTCCTCAAGGAGGGCTCGACCGCCGACTTCCAGACCCTGCGCACCTTCCTCGCCGAGGAGGGCAAGATCGCCAAGTGGCAGCTCCCGGAGCGCTGGACGGTCATCGAGGCGGTGCCGAAGACGAGCGTGGGCAAGTTCGACAAGAAGGTGCTGCGCAGGCAGTACGCCGACGGGCAGCTGGACGTCACCAGCATCTGA
- a CDS encoding DinB family protein: MSDSRRDLLRRQFDLTWALFEYHLDRLRPEHFLWEPGPYCWTVHRGADGTWVPDWAETEPDPVPVPTIAWLSWHIGWWWGVATDHLRGRPPRERTEVTWPGEGAATVTWLRELGAEWLAALDGLDESDLEAGASFPWTEDPQYTVAHMIGWVNAELMKNVAEIGQLRLLRDSTAGVEGQ, from the coding sequence GTGAGCGATTCCCGACGTGACCTGCTGCGCCGGCAGTTCGACCTGACGTGGGCGCTGTTCGAGTACCACCTCGATCGGCTCCGGCCCGAGCACTTCCTGTGGGAGCCGGGACCGTACTGCTGGACGGTGCACCGGGGCGCCGACGGCACCTGGGTGCCGGACTGGGCCGAGACCGAGCCGGACCCCGTCCCGGTCCCGACCATCGCCTGGTTGAGCTGGCACATCGGCTGGTGGTGGGGCGTGGCCACGGACCATCTGCGGGGCCGCCCGCCCCGGGAGCGGACCGAGGTCACCTGGCCCGGCGAGGGGGCGGCGACCGTCACATGGCTGCGTGAGCTGGGCGCCGAGTGGCTCGCGGCGCTGGACGGGCTCGACGAGAGCGACCTGGAGGCCGGCGCGTCGTTTCCCTGGACGGAGGACCCGCAGTACACCGTGGCGCACATGATCGGCTGGGTGAACGCCGAGCTGATGAAGAACGTGGCGGAGATCGGGCAGTTGCGGCTACTGCGGGATTCAACGGCCGGCGTAGAAGGCCAGTAG
- a CDS encoding lipid-transfer protein, with translation MSVRERDSLGGRAAIVGVGATEFSKDSGRSELRLAVEAVRAALDDAGLTPADVDGMVTFTMDTSPEITVAQACGTGELSFFSRVHYGGGAACATVQQAALAVATGVAEVVVCYRAFNERSGRRFGSGVQHREPSAEGVALGWSLPFGLLTPASWVAMAAQRYLHTYGLTPEAFGHVAVTDRKYAATNPAAYFHGRPITLADHAASRWIVEPLRLLDCCQETDGGQALVVTSLDRARDLPHPPAVIAAAAQGAGRGQEQMTSFYRDDLTGLPEMAVVARQLWRTAGLGPGEIDVGILYDHFTPFVLMQLEEFGFCGKGEATGFVAEERLPLNTHGGQLGEAYLHGMNGIAEGVRQVRGTSVNQISGAERVLVTAGTGVPTSGLVLTADG, from the coding sequence ATGAGCGTGCGCGAGCGGGACTCCCTCGGCGGCCGGGCGGCGATCGTAGGAGTCGGGGCCACCGAGTTCTCCAAGGACTCCGGGCGCAGTGAGCTTCGGCTGGCCGTGGAGGCAGTGCGGGCCGCGCTGGACGACGCGGGGCTGACGCCGGCGGACGTGGACGGGATGGTCACGTTCACGATGGACACCAGCCCGGAGATCACCGTGGCTCAGGCCTGCGGGACGGGTGAGCTGTCCTTCTTCTCCCGTGTCCACTACGGCGGCGGCGCGGCCTGCGCGACCGTCCAGCAGGCGGCGCTGGCGGTGGCGACGGGGGTCGCGGAGGTGGTGGTCTGCTACCGGGCGTTCAACGAGCGGTCGGGCCGGAGATTCGGCTCGGGCGTGCAGCACCGGGAGCCGTCGGCGGAGGGCGTGGCGCTGGGCTGGTCCCTGCCGTTCGGGCTGCTCACCCCGGCCTCCTGGGTGGCGATGGCGGCCCAGCGGTATCTGCACACCTACGGGCTGACGCCGGAGGCGTTCGGGCATGTGGCGGTGACGGACCGCAAGTACGCGGCGACCAACCCGGCCGCGTACTTCCACGGCAGACCCATCACGCTCGCCGACCATGCGGCCTCGCGCTGGATCGTCGAGCCGCTGCGGCTGCTGGACTGCTGCCAGGAGACGGACGGCGGCCAGGCGCTCGTCGTCACGTCCCTCGACCGGGCCCGTGACCTGCCCCACCCGCCGGCCGTCATAGCGGCGGCGGCCCAGGGCGCCGGCCGGGGGCAGGAGCAGATGACGAGCTTCTACCGGGACGACCTCACCGGGCTGCCGGAGATGGCCGTGGTGGCGCGGCAGCTGTGGCGGACGGCGGGGCTGGGGCCGGGGGAGATCGACGTGGGGATCCTGTACGACCACTTCACTCCGTTCGTGCTGATGCAGCTGGAGGAGTTCGGGTTCTGTGGAAAGGGGGAGGCCACGGGCTTCGTGGCCGAGGAGCGGCTGCCGCTCAACACACACGGGGGGCAGCTGGGGGAGGCGTATCTGCACGGGATGAACGGAATCGCGGAGGGGGTGAGACAGGTGCGGGGGACGTCCGTGAACCAGATATCCGGGGCGGAGCGGGTGCTGGTGACGGCCGGGACAGGGGTGCCGACCTCGGGGTTGGTCCTTACTGCCGACGGGTGA